Proteins encoded in a region of the Candidatus Abyssobacteria bacterium SURF_5 genome:
- a CDS encoding phenylalanine--tRNA ligase subunit alpha, producing MEQQLEKLRADALEKVGQASDLSQLSQVQTEFLGRKGELTKLLRLMGSLPPDQRPAFGQSANRVKQEIQDAIDHKKSLFEREEREKKLKKESIDVTLPGLRPPIGHLHPITIVFEEIRRIFEGLGFQVATGPEVETDYHNFEALNFPKDHPSRDMQATFFINDDVLLRTHTSPVQIRAMTAQRPPLRIIAPGKVFRRDDDITHSPMFHQVEGLVVDEQITLGDLKGVLEAFIHRLYGPQTALRFRPSFFPFTEPSAEVDVQCVICGGSGCRTCKQSGWLEVLGSGMVHPNVFRAVGYDPEEYTGFAFGLGVDRLAMLKYGIDDIRTLYENDIRFLEQF from the coding sequence ATGGAACAGCAACTTGAGAAACTTCGAGCGGATGCGCTCGAAAAAGTGGGACAGGCTTCTGATTTATCACAATTGTCGCAGGTCCAAACCGAGTTCCTGGGACGCAAGGGAGAGCTGACAAAACTGCTCCGCCTGATGGGCTCATTGCCACCCGACCAACGCCCTGCTTTCGGCCAGAGCGCCAACCGAGTCAAACAGGAAATCCAGGACGCGATCGATCACAAGAAGAGCCTCTTCGAGCGGGAAGAGCGCGAGAAAAAACTGAAAAAAGAAAGCATCGACGTCACTCTTCCGGGTCTCAGGCCACCCATCGGCCATCTGCATCCGATCACGATCGTCTTTGAGGAAATCCGGAGAATTTTCGAGGGACTTGGCTTCCAGGTGGCTACTGGGCCGGAAGTGGAAACAGATTATCATAATTTTGAGGCCCTCAATTTCCCGAAGGATCACCCGTCTCGCGATATGCAGGCCACCTTCTTCATCAATGATGACGTGCTGCTGCGCACGCACACTTCTCCCGTTCAGATTCGCGCAATGACCGCACAGAGACCGCCGCTGAGAATTATTGCCCCCGGGAAAGTCTTCCGCCGCGACGACGATATCACGCACAGCCCCATGTTTCACCAGGTTGAGGGGCTTGTGGTGGACGAACAGATAACCCTCGGGGACCTGAAGGGCGTGCTTGAAGCCTTCATTCACCGCCTCTACGGCCCGCAGACCGCTCTGCGGTTCCGCCCCAGCTTCTTCCCGTTCACCGAACCGAGCGCGGAAGTCGATGTCCAGTGTGTCATCTGCGGCGGGAGCGGTTGCCGCACGTGCAAACAGTCAGGATGGCTCGAGGTATTAGGCTCTGGTATGGTGCATCCGAACGTTTTTCGCGCAGTCGGCTATGATCCCGAAGAGTATACCGGGTTTGCCTTCGGCCTGGGAGTCGACCGGCTCGCAATGCTGAAATACGGCATCGACGATATCCGCACATTATATGAGAACGACATCAGATTCCTCGAGCAATTTTAG
- a CDS encoding YggS family pyridoxal phosphate-dependent enzyme, which translates to MRFVMSIQSNLENLRRRISDAAQRAGRNPADIKLCVVTKTIPVARIQEAIACGVSIIGENRVHEATQKQPALGRSVEWHMIGHLQSRKARQAVELFDMVQSVDSVSTAAALEKRCAEIDRPMRVLIEVNTSHEEQKYGAPPADAERLVRQLGKMGHLRIEGLMTMAPLVSDPELARPCFRELRQTAQRLREQDFPGASFDVLSMGMSNDFEVAVEEGATLLRIGSAVFAK; encoded by the coding sequence ATGCGGTTCGTCATGAGCATTCAGTCGAACCTGGAGAACCTCCGCCGGCGGATTTCCGACGCCGCTCAACGAGCAGGCCGCAACCCAGCCGATATCAAATTGTGCGTCGTAACAAAGACTATTCCCGTTGCGAGAATACAAGAGGCAATCGCCTGCGGTGTCAGCATCATCGGAGAAAACCGCGTGCATGAGGCTACGCAAAAACAACCGGCGCTCGGGCGTTCGGTCGAGTGGCACATGATAGGCCACCTGCAGTCAAGAAAGGCCAGACAGGCGGTAGAATTGTTTGACATGGTGCAGTCGGTCGATTCCGTCTCAACGGCGGCCGCGCTGGAGAAACGCTGTGCGGAAATCGATCGCCCAATGCGGGTTCTCATCGAGGTCAACACCTCTCATGAGGAACAAAAGTACGGAGCGCCGCCCGCCGATGCGGAACGCCTGGTGCGCCAATTAGGGAAAATGGGACATCTGCGAATCGAGGGGCTGATGACCATGGCGCCCCTCGTTTCAGATCCCGAACTGGCGCGGCCCTGCTTCCGGGAACTGCGGCAAACCGCGCAACGGCTGCGGGAACAGGATTTTCCGGGCGCCTCGTTTGATGTCCTGTCAATGGGCATGAGCAATGACTTTGAAGTGGCTGTCGAAGAGGGGGCCACTCTGCTGAGAATAGGAAGCGCCGTATTCGCGAAATGA